The Flavivirga eckloniae genomic interval CTTGAGCATTAGTTTGTACACAAAAAGAAGACAGTACAATGACTAATGAAAATATAAATTTTTTCATAAAATAGGTTTTATAAATTGATGTTGGGTTTTGATTTTATAACAGAAATATTTTCTGCAAAGGGCACTAAAAACAATGGCTATTACTCTTGTAAAACGGTTTTATATTTAACATACCGTACTACTGCCGTAATTAAAGTGCTTGTTTTCAGGTTTATGATGATTTTTAATCGGGAAATCCTAAGGTTTAACATGAGAGAAATTCTTTTAGGCTGTTATTTATTATCTTTAAGAGTCTTCGGCAGTAATACAATTATACTTATAGGCCACAATACCATTAGAATCGTCCTGTGTATGTGTTTCAGAAGTGATATATCCATTTTCATCCAATTCATATGATATATCTGCACTTCCAGTAACCACGTTATTTTCGTCTTTATAAATAATCTTAATAGGTAAGTTCTTATTCGGGGTATTATAACCTAAAGCTACAAGTACTTCTGGTTCTACCTGTTTATTTATCAAACTTGTGTCATATTCATATTCCACGTAGTCGGTTTTTGATTCTTCTAAAGTAACTTTATTTGGTTCTGGTCCAACTGGGTCTACTTCACTTCTATGCAACCGATTAGTCTTTACCTCGATTAAATTACCATCCTTATAAGTATATGTTATATTATCAATAAATGAGTCTACAATTGTACCTGAGAGTAGATCAAAAATTCTAATAACCTGTTCTGTGTTTCTTTCAATCAAATATTTGTTATCATCATATTTATAAAATTCCCTAACTGTTTCTTCTCCCTGTTTAAGGAAAAATTGAATTTGGTTGTTTTGGAGAATATCATATGACGAGGTTCGTGTTTTGTTACCATCATTATCAAAATTGTTACAAACAACTCTACCTTCACTGTAAATATAATTTTGTGTACTTGTTTTTTCTCCTTCTTTATTAAACCATTCCGTTTGTATTAGTTGGCTTTCTTCATTATAATTATGTTTGCTTTCTATACCGTTTGAGTATTTAATACTTTTTGTTAAGCAACTCTTGGTTTTAGGAGAGATTGGCGGATCAACCGCATCATTATTTTCTGAACTACAGGAAAACAATGCTAATAATAGTAGGTAAAAAATTAAAATAGATTTGGTTTTCATAGCTTTTAAAATGTCTTTGCTTAGATATAAAGAATGGGTATTTCATGCATACTTTTCATAATTTATACTTTATTACACGAGCAAAACTATATCATTACATAGCAAAGCATTTGTCAAAAAACTTTTATTTTAATCTTTTAAGATGTTTTTTTTGAGGGGTTTAACAATAAAACAGGCCTCTTTTATCGCATGAATTCAATGAATACATGATATAGCAGTTAAATAAAAAAGCGGGAATAGATAGGAATTGTTATTTTATGCAATTACAAACAAAAACCTATTTTTAAAGTTTAAATTTAATACCACTATAAACTCCAAAAATATAAGGTTGAAAACTTGTATTATTTTCAAAAGCATTGGGTTGATACTTAAAAATAGGTTCTATATTAATTTGTACTCTTTTAGTTATATAATAATCAACTCCAAGACCTATATTTCCAGAAAAACTAGCAGTATTTACATTGTTTGTACTTCCTATTTGGCTTTTGCCTAATTCTGTAGCTATAAATACTTTATTTTTATCGGCATTTAAAATAAATGTGCTGATGCCACCTATAATAGAAACACCTATTTTTTTATCTATAATTTTATATGCCAGCTCAACTGGTATTTCTATATAATTTATTTGCTGTTGTAAGCTTCTAGGACCTTCTGTTTGTAAAATAGGGAGGTTGCTTAGTCCTATCCCCCCTCCTGGATCTTCTATTCCTCCATCTGGATTAGATTCTATATTTATAGCAATAGCATTACCTAATTTAAAAAGTTCGCTATTAGACAGCTCTTTTGTATATAAATTTACATTAACAGTACTTAAACCTGAACGGATTTCTATATTATTTGCAATTTTATAGCTTATTTTTATACCATAGCTTATATCACTTTTTGACGATTGAGGCTTGTTAGAAAAATTGGAATTTATTTGAGATCCTTTCGAAATAGAATTATATGCCAAAGGGGCTACTTGGGGCAGTAAAGTCCACCTGTTTTTTTCTTTCTTTTTGTTGTTATTGTTATCTTCTGCCCCCTCTTCTATGGCTTCTAAAAATGGGTCTTTGTTAATGTCTTGTGCTATTTCTATAGGGTTTAAAGGTTTTTCAGTAACTATTTCTTTTCCTGTTGCTATTACCGGATTAGATCCTATTTTTGATTTTTGATCTTTAGTTGCCCACCCAATAAGCCTATCTGCTTCTAAAAACGGTTCTTTGGTAATGCCTTGTACTATTTTTGTAGGGTTCGAAGATTCTTTAGGGGCTATTTCATTTACTATTGCTATTACTGGATTAGATTCTGTTTTTGACTTCTGATCTTTGGTAGAAACCCCAATAAGCTTATCTGCTTCTAAAAACGATTCTTTGGTAATGCCTTGCACTATTTTTGTAGGGTTCGAAGATTCTTTAGGGGCTATTTCTTTTACTGTTGCTATTACCGGATTAGATTCTGTTTTTAATTTTTGATCTTTAGTGGAAACCCCAATAAGCTCATCTGCTTCTAAAAACGATTCTTTGGTAATGCCTTGTACTATTTTTGTAGGATTTAAAGATTCTTTAGGGGCTATATCTTTTCCTGTTGCTATTACCGAATTAGATTCTGTTTTTGATTTTTGATCTTGTTGTGTAACTACAATCGGATTTGCATTAAAATTATTTTTATTACTAATGCCTTTAAATTCGTTTACCTGACTACTTGAATCTAATTGTTCTGTGTCATTCTCTGTATCTAATACATAATTACTTTCAACATCATCGGGACATAATTCTTCTTCATGATAAGGGGTAACTGTAATTCTATTTATATCGTTATTTTGTGAAGGCTCTTGTTTTAATATTAATAATAATACTAATGAGGCAGCTACACCAATAGGTAATAACCAAATTATTCTAGTCTTTTTCTTTTTCTTATTCTGAGGCAGGTTTTCCTCAATGCGATCCCATAAACTTTCACTATAAGGCAGCTTCAAGTCTTTCAACTTGTTTTTAACTAAATTTTCTAAATTTTTGTGCTCCTTATTTATCACTCTAAAGTACTTTTAACTTGATTTGGTTTTTATCTCTTTTCTTAATAGCGCTTTTGCTCTTGTTAAATTTGATTTTGAGGTACTAACCGCAATATTTAACAAATCTGCAATTTCTCTATGAGGCAAATCATCCAACACATACATATTAAAGACCAATCTGTATTGTTGTGGTAGTTCTTGGATTTTATCCAGCAAAAAATCAATGGAATATGCTTCAAAATCATACGTTTCTTCTGTTAAATCTTCAACAAAATCTTTACTTACAGGTAAAAAATGAATTTGTTTTTTTAAATGCGTTAATATTGTGTTTATACTTAACCTTTTTAACCAGCCTTCAAAAGAACCTTCCCCTTTAAATTGATGTATTTTATTAAATATTTTTATGAAAGATTCCTGAAATAAATCTTCTGCTAAAGCCTGATCCTTACAATACTTAATACATATCCCCATAAGTGTAGGTGCAAACATCTCATAAAGTTCCTTTTGAGCCTTAATATTGTTTTCCTGACACTTTTTTATTAAATCCTCTATACTCAAAAACCAAAACTAAATTTAAAACAATTGTTTGTTAAATCATGAATTTCATATAATTAAAACTACCGTAAAAATTTAAAAATAAATACAGTCTATATACTATAGACTGTACTTTTTATAAAAGGCTGCGTACATTTTTTTTTGCGCAGCCTTTTATAAAAAATGAAGTCTACATAATCGAACATGCCTATGTAAAATACATTAAAACACTTACTTAATTATGACTGAAATTGCCCCCACAAATTTTGAAAATATTTATTATGAACATTTTTCAAGAAAAAAATCAAAAACACCCCCTACCTATTCCAATAAAAAAAATTATGTAACCCGATTTAATTGTATGTTAGACCATTTTCAGTTTAACGAAAACAGTTTAACTATTGCCTATATAAAGCAGGGCAAAGGTAATTTTTTATTAGAAAAAAAACGTTTAGCTATAAATAATAACAAAGTTGTGGTTGCAAATCATGGCCTTGGTTGGGAATACATAAATGCAGGCAATAAAAAGCTAGATTTACTGTGCTTTGTAATATCTGAAAACTTCTTGAATGAATTTTCATTTTGCTGTAACACTAAAACAAAAAGTTTATTAGATCCGCCTTTACAAAAAGACCTAAAAGATTTTTTATTCATAGAGAGGTCCTATAATACAGATTTATATCCTACCGGAAAGTTATTAAAATCGATATATGAATGTACAAATATGGGAGGTTTTAATATTTTAGATGCTAAAGAGTTAACTATTGAAATGTTACAAAGCCTATATAGAGATCAATATTATGCTTATTTGTCTGCGAGTAAAATTCAGTTACAAAAAAAAACGGCTAAAATAGAAACCTTTAAAAGGTTGCTTTTGGCTTATGAATACATTAATGACAATTACGATAAAAACATTTCTATAGATGAGCTTTCGAAAGTTTCTTCTCTTTCTGAATTTCATTTGTACAATTCATTTAAGCTTATTTTTAAAAGAACACCACACCAGTACATTTTAACTCTAAAAATGCAAATGGCAAAAACTTATTTAAGAGAAAAAAAACATACATTAACGGATATTGCCATAATGCTAAGTTTTCCTAATTTATCGACTTTTAGTAAACTCTTTAAAAAAACATATGGAATCTCACCTAGCCAATATGCTTTATAACAGTTATGATTATAAGATAATTTTACTTACACAACTAAAAATTAGTTATAAATAATTTACATCCGCAACTGCTTCTGTTTTTCATTAATATAACGTCAAGGTCGATATATTGAATACTGATAATCAGTTTTTTGAGAGATTTTAAAGATGAAACCTTTACAATTTCGACGAGGAACGAGGAGAAATCTCATCATAATGGGATGTCTCGTCGCTCATGCTTCGCTCCCTGCCAGCCGACAGCTACGGTGTCCCCACAAATACGGCTTTATATTAAACAATAATTTTAGAAAGATAGACACTAATTCCACGAATTATCACAAATGGCTCTAAATATAAATTATTTACAAATAAGTAATTTAAGTTTATTTATTAATAAATTAAAGTGCGAAAAATATAATAGAATTAAATCGGGTTTGGATTGTAAAAACAGACCGAAAGTCTGATTCGTGATTATGAATAGTATAGAGAGTTATCCATTATATTGAGGTTTTATTCGTGTAAATCTGTGTAATTCGTGGCTTGATTAAAAAGATGTGGGTACACCGTAGCAGCCGAGTAGGTGTAGACATTACAAAAAACTGTATTTCAATGTTTTAATTTAGTTTTTTTTCTGTATAACTTACATCGAATACGTTAATATAAGTGATTTAGCATACTTATAAAGGTTATGGTAACTAGGGAGTAGTTGTGTTGGTTGCACAAAATATGAGGCTTTTTGCTTAAGATAACTATTTAATATTTTATTTAACCCTTTGAGAATCCCTTTTCCATATTCCAATTAAAAAAATTAACTTGCGGCCATATAACTAAGAATTAGGGTATTCATTTTTTATTTAAAAAATAAAAAGTGCCTTACACTTATAATTTGATATGCCATGCCTCAAAAAAAAAATCATTTTAAAGTTATTTTCTTTTTAATTAGCCTTTATATTGTTGCTTGCAGCAATGATGATATAACATCTGAGACTAATAATTTAACTTCAGAAAAAGAAGCCCTGATTGCCATATACAATGCAAATCCTGATAACAATTTAAATTGGGATATTACAAAAGATATATCCAATTGGCAAGGAGTAGATATTGAAAATGGAAAAGTAGTAGGTCTTTCTTTCACGGGAAAACTTGATGATGGTATAGATAATGAGCAATCGGGCTCGGATACCGGTATTCAAATTATAGATGAAAATGAATCCGATCCAAGAATTGACGCTCCTGAGCCAGTTTCAATAAATCATATTCCTGAAGAAATAAAAGGCTTAATACACCTTAGAAGCCTTAAATTTAATAATTTAAAAATTAAAAACTTCCCAGGGGCAATGGGAAAACTTGAACAACTAGAGGTATTAAGTATAATAGGTTGTGAAATTACAAGTTTGCCCGTAGCAGTTTATAACTTAAGCAACTTAAACATCCTTAACGTTTCTAAAAATCAGATTAAATCTATTAAACCTACTATAAGTAACTTGAAAAAATTAGAAATTTTACATTTGGATGAAAATCAATTAAGTGATATCCCCGAATCTATGGATAAACTTACCGAACTCAAAGTACTCTGGCTATCAAATAACAACTTCAGTAACTTCCCTAAACCTATAACTAATATTAAAAAACTTCGTCATTTATCTCTAAATAATAATTTATTAACTGAAATTCCAGAGTCTTTAGAAAACTTAAGTCAATTAGAAAGTTTGCTATTGAAAAACAATCTTTTAACCAACATGCCTGAATCTATTTCTAAATTAGACCATTTATCTTCTTTAGATTTAAGTAATAATAGCTTAACAAGCTTTCCTTCTATTTCACCAGATAATATATTTTTTGATTTAAATTTAGAAAATAATGGTTTGACTACATTACCCGCTTCAATTGAAAATTTCGTCATCAGATCTTTTAATTTGGATAAAAATCAATTAAAAGAACTTCCTAAAGAAATTGGAAGCATTCAAAATTTACAAATCCTATCATTATCAAGAAATCAGCTTTCTCAGTTACCTGTAGAAATCAGATTGCTTGAAAAGCTTCGTATACTTGATTTAAGCCATAATCAATTTACCAGTTTCCCTGAAGAAACAATAGGGTTACCCGTAGATTTAACAGGAAATCCTTTTTCTTCAAGATAATAATTCTTAATCAAGAGATAATAAAAATTATTGATTAGTGTCACATACGTTTATACAGAAAACAAACTAAATCGATTGTCAAAAACTTTTTTAAAGCTACTTTTACATTTAATAAAGCCCATTAATTCGCCTCAATTAAAAGATTATTCGCTATGCAAAAAAAGCATGTTATCATAAAAAACATCTTTGTTTTAATTTGTGTTTGTTTTACTGCTTGCAATAATGATGATCAAATTATTGATGCTGGTGCTAAGACACCTCTTTCAGATAAAGAGGTTCTTATTGCCATATATAATGCAAATCCTGATAACAATTTAAATTGGGATATTACTAAAAGTATTTCCTCCTGGCAAGGTGTACAAGTTAGAGATGGTAGAGTAGTAGAGTTACATTTAGATCGTTTTAGTTCTCCTATTATCATCATAGATAATAATACTTCTGAGACCTCTGATTCATCTGAAATTTCAATAAGTCATATTCCTGAAGAAATAGGTTGCTTAACCAATTTAGAGCGGCTTAGTTTTTCACATATAGACATAAAAGGGCTTCCAGAAACAATAAAAGACCTGCAAAATTTAGAGAGTCTAGATATTGTGGGCACTAAAATCACTGAGATACCAGAATCTATTTATAGTTTAAGTAACTTAGAATTTTTAAGTTTAAGAAATACCAAAATTAAATCAATAGACCCTGGCATAGGCAATTTAAGTAAGCTTAAAGGTTTATTTTTAGAGGCTAATGGGTTAAGCAAAATCCCAATAAGTATTGGAAAACTTACACAGCTAGAATATCTTTTTTTAAGAAATAATCAGTTAAGCGAAATTCCCAAGTCTATTGAAAACCTAAAACATTTAAGAGGACTATACTTAGATAATAATCTGTTGCGTAGTATACCTGAATCGATATCAGGATTAGTTAATTTGAAATCACTAAACTTGGAAAACAACCGGTTACGTAGTATGCCTGAATCGATATCTAAATTAGTTAATTTGGAATTACTATACTTGGATTATAACCAGTTAAGTAATATGCCTGAATCGATTTCAAAATTAGTTAACTTAAACTTACTAAGTTTGGATTATAACCAGTTGAGTAATATACCTGAATCTTTTTTTTCTGCTCCTTTTTTAAACCTTGGTAAAGTAAGCATAAATTATAATCAATTAAAGGAACTGCCAGAAGGAATAGGACAGATTGAAACACTAAGAGTTTTGGAATTGTCAGTAAACAAAATTACTGAACTACCAAAAGGAATCGGACAGCTTAAGCAATTGGAAACATTAGATTTATCTTATAACAGATTACATACACTGCCTCAAGAAATAGAGCTATTAACATCGCTAGAAACTATCAATTTAAGCTTCAATCAGTTTACTAGTTTTCCTAAAGAGTTAGTAAAACTAACTAATGGAGGTATTAATATAGATTTAACAGGAAACCCTTTTCTTCAAGATAGTAATTAAGAGATAAGAATTATTGATTATCATCATTTTCACTTATATACTTCTTAATGATGACAATATTTATTAAAAATTTGTATTTAATTCTCCATTTCTAATTTTCATGTACCCGTTGGTGGATCGTGTCCCTTAACTAGCTGCGTGGTCAGAACCTGTTGTACCTCCTCTTAAAACAAAAAACTTTTCCTACGTAAGCACAATATTAATTTTGTAATAATGTTTATAGGGTGCCACATACGTTTATACAAAAAAATAAACTAAATCGGTTGTCAAAAACTTTTTAAAGTTACTTTTGCATTTAATAAAGCCTATTAATTAGCCTCAATTAAAAGTTTATTTGCCATGTACAAAAAACATATTATCATAAAAAGTATCTTTTTTTTAATTTGTGTTTGTTTTACTGCTTGTAATAATGATGATCAAATTATTGATGCTGGTGCTAACATACCTCTTTCAGATAAAGAAGTCCTGATTGCCATATACAATGCAAATCCTGATAACAATTTAAATTGGGATATTACCAAAAGTATTTCCTCCTGGCAAGGTGTACAAGTTAGAGATGGCAAAGTGGTAGGGTTATCTTTAGCTGGAAAAAATCCTGATTTTAGTCTTCCTATTATCATAGATAATAATCCTATATCAAGTACTTCTGAGCCATCTGATTTATCAGAAATTTCAATAAGTAATATTCCTGAAGAAATAGGTTCCTTAACCAATTTAGAGTGGGTTCATTTTTCATATATAGACATAAAAGGGCTTCCAGAAACAATAAAGAGCCTGCAAAATTTAAAAAGCCTAGAAATAGAAGGCACTAAAATTACTGAGATACCAAAATTTATTTATAGTTTAAGTAACTTAGAAAACTTAAGTTTATTAAATACCAAAATTAAATCAATAGACCCTGGCATAGGTAACTTAAGTAAGCTTAAATATTTATTTTTAGAGGCTAATGAGC includes:
- a CDS encoding helix-turn-helix transcriptional regulator, which translates into the protein MTEIAPTNFENIYYEHFSRKKSKTPPTYSNKKNYVTRFNCMLDHFQFNENSLTIAYIKQGKGNFLLEKKRLAINNNKVVVANHGLGWEYINAGNKKLDLLCFVISENFLNEFSFCCNTKTKSLLDPPLQKDLKDFLFIERSYNTDLYPTGKLLKSIYECTNMGGFNILDAKELTIEMLQSLYRDQYYAYLSASKIQLQKKTAKIETFKRLLLAYEYINDNYDKNISIDELSKVSSLSEFHLYNSFKLIFKRTPHQYILTLKMQMAKTYLREKKHTLTDIAIMLSFPNLSTFSKLFKKTYGISPSQYAL
- a CDS encoding leucine-rich repeat domain-containing protein, yielding MPQKKNHFKVIFFLISLYIVACSNDDITSETNNLTSEKEALIAIYNANPDNNLNWDITKDISNWQGVDIENGKVVGLSFTGKLDDGIDNEQSGSDTGIQIIDENESDPRIDAPEPVSINHIPEEIKGLIHLRSLKFNNLKIKNFPGAMGKLEQLEVLSIIGCEITSLPVAVYNLSNLNILNVSKNQIKSIKPTISNLKKLEILHLDENQLSDIPESMDKLTELKVLWLSNNNFSNFPKPITNIKKLRHLSLNNNLLTEIPESLENLSQLESLLLKNNLLTNMPESISKLDHLSSLDLSNNSLTSFPSISPDNIFFDLNLENNGLTTLPASIENFVIRSFNLDKNQLKELPKEIGSIQNLQILSLSRNQLSQLPVEIRLLEKLRILDLSHNQFTSFPEETIGLPVDLTGNPFSSR
- a CDS encoding porin family protein, which translates into the protein MKDLKLPYSESLWDRIEENLPQNKKKKKTRIIWLLPIGVAASLVLLLILKQEPSQNNDINRITVTPYHEEELCPDDVESNYVLDTENDTEQLDSSSQVNEFKGISNKNNFNANPIVVTQQDQKSKTESNSVIATGKDIAPKESLNPTKIVQGITKESFLEADELIGVSTKDQKLKTESNPVIATVKEIAPKESSNPTKIVQGITKESFLEADKLIGVSTKDQKSKTESNPVIAIVNEIAPKESSNPTKIVQGITKEPFLEADRLIGWATKDQKSKIGSNPVIATGKEIVTEKPLNPIEIAQDINKDPFLEAIEEGAEDNNNNKKKEKNRWTLLPQVAPLAYNSISKGSQINSNFSNKPQSSKSDISYGIKISYKIANNIEIRSGLSTVNVNLYTKELSNSELFKLGNAIAINIESNPDGGIEDPGGGIGLSNLPILQTEGPRSLQQQINYIEIPVELAYKIIDKKIGVSIIGGISTFILNADKNKVFIATELGKSQIGSTNNVNTASFSGNIGLGVDYYITKRVQINIEPIFKYQPNAFENNTSFQPYIFGVYSGIKFKL
- a CDS encoding leucine-rich repeat domain-containing protein, which produces MQKKHVIIKNIFVLICVCFTACNNDDQIIDAGAKTPLSDKEVLIAIYNANPDNNLNWDITKSISSWQGVQVRDGRVVELHLDRFSSPIIIIDNNTSETSDSSEISISHIPEEIGCLTNLERLSFSHIDIKGLPETIKDLQNLESLDIVGTKITEIPESIYSLSNLEFLSLRNTKIKSIDPGIGNLSKLKGLFLEANGLSKIPISIGKLTQLEYLFLRNNQLSEIPKSIENLKHLRGLYLDNNLLRSIPESISGLVNLKSLNLENNRLRSMPESISKLVNLELLYLDYNQLSNMPESISKLVNLNLLSLDYNQLSNIPESFFSAPFLNLGKVSINYNQLKELPEGIGQIETLRVLELSVNKITELPKGIGQLKQLETLDLSYNRLHTLPQEIELLTSLETINLSFNQFTSFPKELVKLTNGGINIDLTGNPFLQDSN
- a CDS encoding RNA polymerase sigma factor, yielding MSIEDLIKKCQENNIKAQKELYEMFAPTLMGICIKYCKDQALAEDLFQESFIKIFNKIHQFKGEGSFEGWLKRLSINTILTHLKKQIHFLPVSKDFVEDLTEETYDFEAYSIDFLLDKIQELPQQYRLVFNMYVLDDLPHREIADLLNIAVSTSKSNLTRAKALLRKEIKTKSS